The following proteins are co-located in the Desulfoscipio sp. XC116 genome:
- the tnpB gene encoding IS66 family insertion sequence element accessory protein TnpB (TnpB, as the term is used for proteins encoded by IS66 family insertion elements, is considered an accessory protein, since TnpC, encoded by a neighboring gene, is a DDE family transposase.) yields the protein MLDVTRAAHVYLACGYTDLRRGIDGLAAMVQQRFQLDPFSDSLFLFCGRRTDRIKALYWERNGFVLLYKRLESGRFQWPRTPEDVRALTEQQFRWLMEGLSIDQPKALRPVNNLSIV from the coding sequence GTGTTAGATGTCACACGCGCTGCGCACGTGTATCTGGCCTGCGGCTACACAGACCTGCGCCGGGGTATTGACGGGCTGGCCGCTATGGTTCAGCAGCGCTTTCAGCTTGACCCCTTCTCCGACAGTCTGTTTCTGTTCTGCGGCCGGCGAACTGATCGGATTAAAGCGCTCTACTGGGAGAGAAACGGATTCGTACTTCTGTATAAGCGGTTGGAAAGCGGGCGTTTCCAATGGCCGAGAACCCCGGAAGACGTCCGGGCACTCACGGAACAGCAATTCCGCTGGCTCATGGAAGGGCTCTCCATTGACCAACCTAAAGCCCTGCGTCCGGTGAATAATTTAAGTATTGTTTAA
- a CDS encoding pyruvate kinase alpha/beta domain-containing protein: protein MYWEKKGPDNTDATIKAALDRAAQTDIRYIVVASSTGNTALKLIDCSRRVICVSYHVGFDSPGSKRMNDETIAELNQKGIRVLFTTHLLAGVDRAMRNKFGGVYPAEIMAQTLRMLGQGVKVCVEISGMALDAGLIPYGEDIIAIGGSGKGADTAVVIAPAHSNHFFDTKIKEIICKPGEF, encoded by the coding sequence ATGTACTGGGAAAAAAAAGGTCCCGATAACACAGATGCAACCATTAAGGCCGCACTGGATCGGGCTGCACAAACAGATATTCGCTATATTGTGGTAGCCTCCAGCACCGGAAATACAGCCTTAAAGCTGATTGACTGCAGCCGCCGGGTGATTTGCGTCAGCTACCACGTGGGCTTTGACAGCCCCGGCAGCAAGCGCATGAACGACGAAACTATAGCCGAGCTCAATCAAAAAGGCATCCGGGTGTTATTCACCACCCACCTTCTAGCCGGAGTAGACCGGGCCATGCGCAATAAATTCGGCGGCGTTTACCCTGCCGAAATCATGGCCCAAACCTTGCGCATGCTGGGTCAGGGTGTTAAGGTATGCGTGGAAATCAGCGGCATGGCCCTGGATGCAGGCTTAATTCCCTATGGTGAAGATATTATAGCTATCGGCGGTTCAGGCAAAGGCGCCGATACCGCAGTAGTCATAGCGCCTGCCCACTCCAACCACTTCTTTGATACCAAGATCAAAGAAATTATCTGTAAACCCGGGGAGTTTTAA
- a CDS encoding AAA family ATPase — protein sequence MFESFYGLSKTPFSRDIPTDQLYQSLMLDETLGRLEYAARRQLFAVVTGDCGTGKTTTIRLFKASLNPAMFMVMYLADSKLTPRHFYKGLLEQLGCEAKFYRGDAKRQLHREVELMRGIQQLQPVVIVDEAHLLDKEMLEEVRFLLNFKMDAQSPMALILVGQSELWDKFQLQAYAAIRQRIDLQCKLPHLDRSQVGEYINRHLAYAGAEHDIFSDNAVDQVFRYSSGAVRLVNKVCTHCLLYGAQNGRRIIDDHMVKLVIQGELL from the coding sequence ATGTTTGAATCCTTCTACGGCCTGTCTAAAACACCGTTCTCCCGGGACATCCCAACGGATCAGTTGTACCAATCGCTGATGCTAGATGAGACACTGGGCCGATTGGAATATGCCGCCCGTAGGCAACTTTTCGCCGTGGTTACCGGTGACTGCGGTACCGGTAAAACAACCACCATCCGCCTGTTCAAGGCCTCTTTAAATCCGGCCATGTTCATGGTGATGTATCTGGCGGACTCCAAACTTACCCCCCGGCATTTCTACAAGGGCCTATTGGAACAGCTAGGCTGTGAAGCCAAGTTTTATCGCGGCGACGCCAAGCGCCAGTTGCACCGGGAAGTCGAACTCATGCGCGGTATTCAGCAACTGCAGCCGGTTGTTATCGTAGACGAAGCGCATCTTTTGGACAAAGAAATGCTGGAAGAGGTACGATTCTTGTTGAACTTTAAAATGGATGCCCAAAGTCCTATGGCCCTGATCTTGGTGGGTCAGAGCGAACTGTGGGATAAGTTCCAGCTTCAAGCGTACGCCGCCATCCGCCAACGGATCGACCTGCAGTGTAAACTGCCGCACCTGGACCGTTCCCAAGTCGGGGAATATATTAATCGGCACCTGGCTTATGCCGGCGCCGAACACGATATCTTTTCAGATAATGCGGTTGATCAGGTGTTCCGGTATTCCAGCGGTGCAGTCAGGCTTGTTAACAAAGTCTGCACCCATTGCTTGCTCTATGGAGCTCAAAACGGTCGTCGGATTATTGATGATCACATGGTGAAGTTGGTTATCCAGGGAGAATTGTTATAA
- a CDS encoding sulfite exporter TauE/SafE family protein, producing the protein MLDGILAKASMIMELANNSQVAAAVTQASGTPGMPWWMWPLILLVTCFVMGIVAVMAGVGGGVLFVPIVGSFFPFHLDFVRGAGLIVALAGALAAGPGLLKANLANLRLALPVALIASTFSIVGAFVGLALPADILQICLGITISLIAVLFIFSKNSEFPNVGQPDTLTRSLNISGSYYEPSAGRPVNWTIWRTPQGFLLFVGIGIVAGMFGLGAGWANVPVLNLLMGAPLKIAVGSSKFLLSITDTSAAWVYLNQGAVLPIIAVPSVLGIMLGSLVGVKLLAGAKPKIVRNMVIIMLLFAGIRSFLKGLGY; encoded by the coding sequence ATGCTGGATGGAATTTTAGCCAAGGCAAGCATGATTATGGAACTGGCTAACAACTCCCAGGTGGCCGCGGCGGTGACGCAGGCCTCGGGAACGCCGGGGATGCCCTGGTGGATGTGGCCTCTTATATTGCTGGTAACATGCTTTGTCATGGGCATAGTGGCTGTGATGGCGGGTGTGGGCGGCGGTGTGCTGTTTGTCCCCATCGTAGGTAGTTTCTTTCCGTTCCACCTGGATTTTGTACGGGGTGCGGGACTGATTGTGGCTCTGGCGGGTGCTCTGGCGGCGGGTCCTGGTTTGCTGAAAGCCAACTTGGCTAATTTGCGACTGGCCTTGCCGGTGGCACTTATTGCATCAACCTTTAGTATCGTAGGGGCGTTTGTCGGCTTGGCGCTGCCGGCGGATATATTACAGATTTGCCTGGGTATCACTATCAGCTTGATTGCTGTACTGTTTATATTCTCCAAAAACAGCGAGTTCCCCAATGTAGGGCAGCCTGATACACTGACTCGTTCCCTCAATATCAGCGGTTCGTATTACGAGCCTTCGGCCGGCCGCCCGGTTAACTGGACGATTTGGCGCACTCCGCAGGGATTCCTGCTCTTCGTGGGTATCGGTATAGTGGCCGGTATGTTCGGTCTGGGTGCCGGCTGGGCTAACGTGCCGGTATTGAACCTGCTTATGGGTGCACCGCTAAAAATCGCCGTGGGATCAAGTAAGTTTTTATTGTCCATTACCGACACATCGGCAGCCTGGGTTTATTTAAACCAGGGCGCGGTTCTGCCTATTATTGCAGTGCCGTCGGTGCTGGGCATTATGCTGGGTTCACTGGTAGGCGTTAAGCTGTTGGCAGGAGCAAAGCCCAAAATAGTGCGCAACATGGTTATTATAATGCTGTTATTTGCCGGCATCAGGTCTTTTCTCAAGGGATTAGGATATTAG
- a CDS encoding DUF1634 domain-containing protein, producing MSSQVRAENVQQQTAPAKQKAAAPRIEVPAEQIKYANMLLYCSWTGIGILVVTFLLYMSGMMGSFIPPAEVSQYWGMSVHEYLEATGAPHGWEWLGMLGNSDYLNLIGIAFLALLTIAGYLTLLLPAYLRKKDIPYTTIVVLEIAVLTLAASGILKVGGH from the coding sequence ATGAGTAGTCAAGTGAGAGCTGAAAACGTGCAACAGCAGACTGCACCGGCCAAGCAAAAGGCCGCGGCGCCCCGGATAGAAGTGCCTGCCGAGCAGATTAAATACGCTAATATGCTATTGTACTGTTCTTGGACCGGAATTGGCATACTAGTGGTTACCTTCCTTCTTTATATGAGTGGTATGATGGGTTCGTTCATTCCACCTGCTGAAGTATCTCAATATTGGGGTATGAGTGTACATGAGTACCTGGAAGCCACGGGAGCTCCGCACGGTTGGGAATGGCTGGGGATGTTGGGTAATAGTGACTATCTGAACCTTATAGGTATAGCTTTCCTGGCTTTGCTTACTATAGCAGGTTACCTGACGCTTTTATTACCGGCTTACTTACGCAAAAAAGATATTCCTTATACGACTATTGTTGTATTGGAAATTGCTGTTTTAACGCTGGCTGCTTCCGGAATTCTTAAAGTTGGCGGGCACTGA
- the cobT gene encoding nicotinate-nucleotide--dimethylbenzimidazole phosphoribosyltransferase gives MLLTQTINKIGPLDRQAMAGAKERLDNLIKPPGSLGRLEQVAIKLAGITGQMRPSIGKRTVIVMAGDHGVTDEGVSAAPRDVTWQMLPAFLKGVAGIGVLARHAGASLTVVDVGVAADVDIPGVLKRRVKPGTGNIAVGPAMTREEAMAALEVGIDVALAEIDGGATLLALGDMGIGNTTPSSAILAVLGGYSADEVTGRGTMVNDQVLEKKRHAVGRAMEINQPDPADGVDVLAKVGGLEIAGLAGVVLGCAARRVPVLVDGFITSAAALIAAAIKPESKNYMLASHLSGEPGHRLMLELLGLPPMLHMDMRLGEGTGAALAMHIVEAACRVLDEMVTFQEAGVMDMEEDMLHKENK, from the coding sequence ATGTTACTAACGCAAACTATCAATAAGATTGGGCCGCTGGACCGACAGGCGATGGCTGGAGCCAAAGAACGTCTGGATAACTTAATCAAGCCTCCGGGCAGTCTGGGCCGGCTGGAGCAGGTGGCTATTAAGCTGGCGGGTATAACCGGCCAGATGCGGCCGAGCATTGGTAAGCGTACTGTTATAGTGATGGCCGGTGATCACGGTGTAACAGATGAAGGGGTTAGCGCGGCCCCTCGGGATGTTACTTGGCAAATGTTGCCCGCCTTTCTTAAGGGAGTGGCCGGTATCGGTGTGCTGGCGCGGCATGCCGGTGCTTCCCTGACGGTTGTGGATGTGGGAGTTGCGGCTGATGTTGACATTCCGGGGGTACTGAAGCGCCGGGTGAAGCCGGGTACCGGCAATATTGCCGTCGGGCCGGCCATGACCAGGGAGGAGGCTATGGCTGCGCTGGAAGTGGGTATTGATGTGGCGCTGGCTGAAATAGATGGAGGTGCTACACTGCTGGCTTTAGGTGACATGGGTATAGGCAATACCACGCCCAGCAGCGCAATTTTAGCGGTGCTGGGGGGGTATTCCGCCGACGAGGTTACCGGTCGGGGCACGATGGTTAATGACCAGGTGCTGGAGAAAAAACGTCATGCTGTGGGCCGGGCAATGGAAATAAACCAGCCTGATCCAGCTGATGGAGTGGACGTGCTGGCTAAAGTGGGAGGCTTGGAAATAGCCGGTTTGGCCGGGGTGGTGCTGGGTTGTGCCGCTAGACGAGTGCCGGTGCTGGTCGACGGGTTTATTACCTCGGCGGCCGCGCTGATTGCCGCTGCTATTAAGCCCGAGAGCAAGAATTACATGCTGGCTTCCCATCTGTCGGGGGAGCCTGGACACCGGTTAATGTTGGAACTTTTAGGTCTGCCCCCCATGCTGCACATGGACATGCGCCTGGGCGAAGGCACCGGCGCAGCTCTGGCCATGCATATTGTAGAGGCCGCCTGCAGGGTGCTGGATGAAATGGTCACTTTCCAGGAGGCCGGCGTGATGGACATGGAGGAAGACATGTTGCATAAAGAAAATAAATAA
- a CDS encoding DUF6431 domain-containing protein yields the protein MNGLGDQIVLIIRRLRCEHCRRIHHELPDILVPYKRHSRKSIEAVIAGDTALTVTADESTLGRWRSWFSEMYYHFLGCLASIATLLGNQSVKESSCLSQSALTRIWDYVGNATGWLARVVRSVANTNCWVHTRSAFPS from the coding sequence ATAAATGGCCTTGGCGATCAGATCGTGCTCATCATTCGCCGGCTCCGTTGTGAACACTGCCGTCGGATCCATCACGAACTTCCGGATATACTCGTCCCGTACAAACGCCACAGCAGAAAAAGCATTGAGGCGGTCATAGCCGGAGACACCGCACTGACCGTCACCGCTGACGAATCCACATTAGGCCGTTGGCGCAGTTGGTTTAGTGAAATGTATTATCACTTCCTGGGTTGCCTGGCCTCCATCGCTACCTTACTCGGTAACCAATCTGTGAAAGAATCGTCCTGTCTTTCCCAGTCTGCGCTCACAAGGATTTGGGACTATGTTGGCAACGCCACCGGCTGGCTGGCCAGAGTTGTCCGATCAGTGGCAAACACAAATTGTTGGGTACATACCCGTTCTGCATTCCCGTCCTGA
- the fni gene encoding type 2 isopentenyl-diphosphate Delta-isomerase, with the protein MSSEGYRKTRKLEHIKYAMELPEAICQSGFDNLLLIHNALPEIDWEELDTSCGFMGKRLRAPLMINAITGGHAGVLEINRELARAAAATGIAMAVGSQRAALDDPAVRSTFYVARKENPRGLLLANLSAFCTLQEALDAVKMIDADGIQLYLNVNQELVMREGEARFSGGLENIKHLALNLPVPVLVKEVGCGMARETVQALADAGVHYIDVSGLGGTNFAAIEGRRGGKGGFSLEQWGIPTAIGLLEALSIGRRISVVASGGVRTAEDAAKALTAGASLVALAGPFLRALKKDGTKGLIKYINDLILGLSRVMMLTGAQHLAALSQKPLVITGFVAEWLERRGVDVNSYARR; encoded by the coding sequence GTGAGTAGCGAAGGTTACAGAAAGACACGGAAACTTGAGCATATTAAATACGCTATGGAATTGCCCGAGGCAATTTGCCAATCCGGTTTTGATAATCTCTTATTGATACACAATGCACTGCCTGAAATTGACTGGGAAGAGTTGGATACTTCCTGCGGCTTTATGGGTAAACGATTACGCGCTCCGCTGATGATTAATGCTATTACCGGTGGACATGCCGGTGTGCTGGAAATTAACCGGGAATTGGCCAGGGCAGCCGCTGCTACGGGAATTGCCATGGCAGTGGGGTCGCAGCGGGCTGCGCTGGATGATCCGGCGGTGCGCAGTACTTTTTATGTGGCCAGGAAGGAGAATCCCAGGGGACTGTTGCTTGCTAATTTAAGTGCTTTTTGCACTCTGCAAGAGGCACTGGACGCCGTAAAAATGATTGATGCCGACGGCATCCAGCTTTATCTTAATGTAAATCAGGAACTGGTGATGCGTGAGGGGGAAGCAAGATTTAGCGGCGGTCTGGAAAATATCAAGCATTTGGCGCTTAATTTGCCTGTGCCGGTGCTGGTTAAGGAAGTAGGCTGTGGAATGGCGCGGGAGACAGTGCAGGCTTTGGCCGACGCGGGGGTACACTATATAGATGTTAGCGGGTTGGGCGGCACCAACTTTGCGGCTATTGAAGGAAGACGCGGTGGTAAAGGTGGTTTTTCCCTGGAGCAGTGGGGAATTCCTACAGCAATTGGTTTGCTGGAGGCGTTGAGTATCGGTCGAAGGATATCGGTGGTGGCGTCCGGGGGAGTGCGTACGGCCGAGGATGCCGCCAAAGCACTGACGGCCGGGGCTTCTCTGGTGGCGCTGGCGGGGCCATTTTTGCGGGCCTTAAAGAAGGATGGAACAAAGGGGCTCATTAAATATATTAATGATTTAATTTTAGGCCTGAGCAGGGTGATGATGCTGACGGGTGCGCAGCATTTGGCTGCTTTGTCTCAAAAGCCCCTGGTAATTACCGGTTTTGTTGCCGAATGGCTTGAGCGGCGCGGTGTAGATGTTAATAGTTACGCCAGACGATAA
- a CDS encoding CBS domain-containing protein: MSEQLEKRVSDIMIPVRNYKVVSHSCTVADAVKVLHRGFYQHGNIGGQGHRSVIVSDDYGDPLGMVTFRSVLQALEPFFARADNLSVPTFWEGLFTERCVSEAQKNIKDIMHPINVIALDTNDTLIKAVHAMIKHKLGTLPVKKNNRLVGMVRVNELFAEVHDLVVGAQSMEGAHIG, encoded by the coding sequence ATGTCTGAACAATTAGAAAAAAGAGTCAGTGATATAATGATACCGGTGCGCAATTATAAAGTAGTATCGCATAGTTGTACGGTTGCGGATGCTGTTAAGGTATTGCATAGAGGTTTTTACCAGCACGGCAATATAGGCGGGCAGGGGCATCGATCGGTCATTGTGAGTGATGATTACGGTGACCCCTTGGGGATGGTTACTTTTCGGTCCGTATTACAGGCTTTGGAGCCCTTTTTTGCCAGGGCCGATAATCTTTCCGTGCCAACCTTTTGGGAGGGGTTGTTTACCGAAAGATGTGTTTCCGAAGCGCAAAAAAACATTAAAGATATAATGCATCCCATTAATGTCATTGCTCTGGATACCAACGATACTTTAATTAAGGCGGTACATGCCATGATTAAACACAAATTGGGCACACTGCCGGTTAAGAAGAATAACCGCTTGGTGGGCATGGTCAGGGTTAATGAATTGTTTGCCGAGGTGCATGATCTGGTAGTGGGTGCACAAAGCATGGAGGGTGCGCATATCGGGTGA
- a CDS encoding DUF2148 domain-containing protein: MSGIMQTVAGLMAVAAKTAPKCLGQDYLDIRVLAGDDLLRLADEMDKFGRETGKINFDRDAENIRHSDAVLFVSLRENQPLGLDCGACGQDKCVQLESRQGPDFEGPLCAWRVLDLGIALGSAAKTAGILNVDNRIMYRPAAVARKMGLVKGSIACAIPISATSKNIYSDRPVK, encoded by the coding sequence TTGTCCGGTATTATGCAAACGGTTGCCGGGCTTATGGCAGTGGCTGCCAAGACCGCGCCCAAATGTTTGGGACAGGATTATTTGGATATCCGGGTGCTGGCGGGTGATGACCTTTTAAGGTTGGCTGATGAAATGGATAAGTTTGGGCGGGAAACCGGTAAGATTAATTTTGACCGGGATGCGGAAAATATCCGGCATTCCGATGCCGTATTATTTGTGTCTTTAAGGGAGAATCAGCCTCTGGGACTTGATTGCGGTGCTTGCGGGCAAGATAAATGTGTTCAATTGGAAAGCCGTCAGGGGCCGGATTTTGAAGGGCCGCTTTGTGCCTGGCGGGTGCTGGACTTAGGTATCGCTCTTGGTTCAGCGGCTAAAACAGCGGGCATATTAAATGTCGATAACCGGATTATGTACCGCCCGGCGGCGGTGGCCAGAAAAATGGGGTTGGTTAAAGGTTCTATTGCTTGTGCTATTCCTATATCCGCTACAAGTAAGAACATTTATTCTGACAGGCCGGTAAAATAG
- a CDS encoding IS66 family transposase gives MKNVPETVKDSAEIVTISRTEYNEYLALKTQNAELSRQVEWFLEQLRLARQKRFGSSSEQSQYDGWEQPNLFNEAELFADEAVPEPELTDVKPHVRKKRRETKDSLPENLPVETTEHFLPDQERTCPVCNDELQIIGKTVQRRLKIIPASAVILEDIYYTYACRTCEKTGTEVPVLRTPQRNNVIKGSFASPEAVAHIITQKFVMGAPLYRQEKSFQRQGITLSRQTLSNWVLKSTADWLEPIYHELHRRLCARQVLHGDETTLQVLREPGKSAQSKSYMWLYRTSGDTGQPIILYEYQPDRKARRPAEFLKGFSGYLHTDGYSGYHNLPGSITVVGCWAHARRKFNEALKALPEKDRGGSLALRGKRYCDALFDLEKQLAACPTERRYEKRQELAKPMLEAFSAWLRAQNVPAAL, from the coding sequence ATGAAAAACGTGCCTGAAACCGTTAAAGACAGCGCCGAAATCGTGACGATTTCGCGCACAGAATACAATGAATATCTTGCACTAAAGACCCAAAACGCCGAATTGTCACGTCAAGTAGAATGGTTTCTGGAGCAACTGCGCCTGGCCCGGCAAAAACGTTTTGGGTCTTCGTCCGAACAGAGCCAATATGACGGCTGGGAGCAGCCGAACCTATTTAATGAAGCGGAACTCTTCGCGGACGAAGCTGTGCCGGAACCGGAGTTAACCGATGTAAAACCCCACGTTCGCAAGAAGCGACGGGAAACGAAGGACAGCCTGCCTGAGAACCTGCCCGTCGAAACCACCGAGCATTTTCTGCCGGATCAAGAGCGCACCTGCCCGGTCTGCAACGACGAACTGCAAATTATTGGAAAGACCGTGCAGCGGAGGCTAAAAATCATTCCGGCCAGCGCGGTGATCCTGGAAGATATCTATTATACCTACGCCTGCCGAACCTGCGAAAAAACCGGCACAGAAGTCCCCGTGCTCAGAACGCCCCAAAGAAACAACGTCATCAAAGGGAGCTTTGCCTCACCGGAGGCGGTAGCGCACATCATCACGCAGAAATTTGTCATGGGAGCCCCGCTATACCGGCAAGAGAAATCTTTTCAGCGCCAGGGGATAACACTGTCGCGCCAAACGTTATCCAACTGGGTGCTGAAAAGCACTGCAGATTGGCTGGAGCCCATCTACCATGAACTGCATCGCAGGCTTTGCGCCCGGCAAGTGCTGCATGGTGATGAAACCACTCTGCAAGTGCTGCGGGAGCCGGGGAAATCCGCTCAGTCCAAGAGCTACATGTGGCTATACCGGACCAGCGGAGATACCGGACAGCCGATTATCCTGTATGAATACCAACCGGATCGAAAAGCCCGCCGCCCGGCCGAGTTTCTAAAAGGTTTCTCCGGATATTTGCATACGGACGGGTACAGCGGCTATCACAATCTGCCGGGTTCGATCACTGTGGTAGGCTGCTGGGCTCATGCCCGACGAAAATTTAATGAAGCCCTGAAAGCTCTCCCGGAAAAAGACCGGGGGGGGTCTTTAGCCCTGCGCGGAAAACGCTATTGCGACGCACTGTTTGACCTTGAAAAACAATTGGCGGCCTGCCCGACGGAAAGACGCTATGAGAAACGTCAGGAACTGGCAAAACCAATGCTTGAAGCCTTTTCGGCGTGGCTGAGAGCCCAGAATGTTCCTGCCGCCCTGTAA
- a CDS encoding DDE-type integrase/transposase/recombinase produces the protein MKDQQKAEEIAAQRMQLLSPLLADGLDAAKIREIKKDICQQTGLSERTLRRYLAQYRAVGFRGLKPKGKGRQTEEAIPSNILTQAILLRREVPGRSIAQIIQIMEWEGLIQEGRIKRSTLQEKLAEKGYSTRQMRMYSDSGVAARRFQKKHRNQLVHSDIKYGPYLPIGKDGAKKQVYLVTFIDDATRFVLHGEFYPTLDQVIVEDCFRKAIHKYGVPEAVYFDNGSQYRTKWMHRTCSKLGTRLVFAKPYSPEATGKVERFNRVVDAFLGEAKLEKPQSLDKLNELFWVWLEECYHNKPHSGLDGSASPHAAYRSDNKALRYLDPQTIANAFLHCEKRKVDKAGCISFNGNKYEVGLPFIGCKVQVIYDPANITELTIEYEGHAPWTARQLVIGQRAGKRPPLPEHLQPKPAESSRLLAAAALKNQQRKEQQAPAISFRAVNKEDNSHV, from the coding sequence ATGAAAGACCAACAAAAGGCCGAAGAGATTGCCGCTCAGCGGATGCAACTACTATCCCCGCTGCTAGCGGACGGGCTTGATGCGGCCAAAATCAGGGAAATTAAGAAAGATATCTGCCAGCAGACCGGACTATCCGAGCGTACGCTGCGCAGATACCTGGCCCAGTACCGGGCAGTCGGCTTTAGGGGACTAAAACCTAAAGGCAAAGGCCGGCAAACCGAAGAAGCTATACCATCAAATATCCTAACTCAGGCCATCCTGTTGCGTCGTGAGGTGCCCGGTCGCAGCATCGCTCAGATCATTCAGATTATGGAATGGGAAGGGCTGATCCAGGAAGGGCGGATTAAACGCAGCACCCTGCAGGAGAAGTTGGCCGAGAAAGGCTACAGCACAAGACAGATGCGCATGTACTCCGACAGCGGCGTGGCGGCTCGGCGATTCCAAAAGAAGCACCGCAACCAGCTCGTACATTCCGACATCAAATACGGCCCCTACCTGCCAATCGGCAAGGATGGCGCTAAAAAGCAGGTCTACCTGGTCACCTTCATCGACGATGCCACCCGCTTTGTGCTGCACGGCGAGTTCTACCCGACGCTGGATCAGGTCATTGTAGAAGATTGCTTCCGTAAAGCGATTCACAAATACGGAGTTCCCGAAGCGGTATATTTCGACAACGGTAGCCAGTATCGCACTAAATGGATGCATCGCACCTGCAGCAAATTAGGCACCCGGCTAGTATTTGCAAAACCGTACTCTCCGGAGGCAACCGGTAAAGTAGAAAGGTTTAACCGGGTGGTGGACGCCTTCTTAGGCGAGGCCAAACTGGAAAAACCACAATCGCTGGACAAGTTAAATGAGCTGTTTTGGGTCTGGCTGGAGGAGTGCTACCACAACAAGCCGCATTCCGGGCTAGATGGTAGCGCCAGCCCGCATGCTGCCTACCGCAGTGACAACAAGGCACTAAGGTATTTGGATCCACAAACCATCGCTAACGCCTTTTTGCACTGTGAAAAACGGAAAGTGGACAAGGCTGGCTGCATCAGCTTTAACGGCAATAAGTACGAAGTCGGGCTGCCGTTTATCGGGTGTAAAGTGCAAGTCATCTACGACCCCGCTAACATCACTGAACTGACTATTGAATATGAAGGGCACGCACCCTGGACAGCTAGGCAGTTAGTAATCGGCCAGCGAGCCGGGAAACGCCCCCCGCTGCCGGAACACCTGCAGCCCAAGCCCGCCGAATCGTCGCGACTCCTGGCTGCAGCCGCCCTGAAAAACCAGCAGCGTAAAGAGCAGCAGGCTCCAGCCATTTCTTTTAGAGCCGTGAACAAGGAGGATAACAGTCATGTTTGA
- a CDS encoding EamA family transporter: protein MWIVYALASALFAGVMSILAKVGIKNTDSNLATALRTIVVIIFAWLMVFIVGSHTTIANIDIKSLIFLVLSGLATGGSWLCYFRALQIGDANKVVPVDKSSTVLTMLLSFLLLGERLTWLKALAIALIGVGTYLMIERKETATGAAKDYKWLVYAILSAVFASLTAILGKVGIEGIESNLGTAIRTIVVLLMAWLIVFMQGKQHEIKHIDRRSRVFIGLSGLATGLSWLCFYRALQEGPASVVVPIDKLSILATIAFGYFILHEKLSKKAFAGLVMIVSGTMSLLI from the coding sequence ATGTGGATTGTTTATGCGTTGGCTTCCGCGCTCTTTGCCGGTGTTATGTCAATTCTGGCGAAAGTCGGGATAAAAAATACTGATTCCAATCTTGCGACAGCACTGAGAACCATAGTCGTAATCATCTTTGCCTGGTTGATGGTTTTCATCGTGGGTTCTCATACAACCATTGCAAATATTGATATCAAGAGCCTGATTTTTCTTGTCCTGTCCGGGCTAGCGACAGGTGGCTCGTGGCTTTGCTATTTCCGCGCATTGCAGATCGGCGATGCCAACAAGGTTGTCCCTGTTGACAAATCCAGCACCGTTCTCACAATGCTGCTGTCCTTTCTCCTGCTCGGCGAGAGGCTGACCTGGCTGAAAGCGCTCGCCATAGCGCTCATCGGTGTTGGCACCTATCTGATGATTGAACGGAAGGAAACCGCAACGGGCGCTGCAAAAGATTACAAATGGCTGGTTTACGCCATTCTATCGGCAGTGTTTGCAAGCCTCACGGCGATTTTGGGCAAGGTCGGCATTGAAGGCATCGAATCCAACCTTGGAACCGCGATACGGACGATCGTTGTCCTTTTAATGGCCTGGCTAATTGTCTTTATGCAGGGAAAGCAGCACGAAATAAAGCATATCGATAGACGCAGCCGGGTGTTTATCGGGCTGTCCGGTCTCGCCACGGGGCTTTCATGGCTGTGCTTCTATCGGGCATTACAAGAAGGGCCGGCCAGTGTGGTGGTTCCCATCGACAAATTGAGCATTCTGGCAACCATCGCTTTCGGATACTTTATTTTACATGAAAAGCTAAGTAAAAAAGCTTTTGCCGGGCTTGTAATGATTGTATCAGGTACAATGAGTTTGTTGATTTGA